The proteins below are encoded in one region of Polypterus senegalus isolate Bchr_013 chromosome 2, ASM1683550v1, whole genome shotgun sequence:
- the LOC120524533 gene encoding olfactory receptor 52E4-like has protein sequence MSTQNISTIRPSEFILIGFPGMGNNQQWLSVPFALLFFLAIAANILIISVVKVEQNLHSPMYQFLSVLSVVDLGLCTTTLPKMLQIFITNQKSITFEGCFVQMFCVHFFATVESSVLVIMAYDRYVAIYNPLRYTTILTNAFLVKFFSILVLRDFILTGLAPTLASRLPYCASNLISHCYCDHIAVAKLACTNISMNSYYGLFVAFSVLGLDALFITSTYVMILRAVLKLGSKAARLKALNTCGSHLFVILYFYITSLFNFLVYRVGQNIPPQIHVTFAVLYLLVPPLLNPLVYAIRTKEIRHAFVKHFLKKQVNSSNE, from the coding sequence ATGTCAACACAGAACATTTCAACTATACGACcatcagaatttattttaattggattTCCTGGAATGGGCAATAATCAGCAATGGCTTTCTGTTCCATttgctcttctcttttttttggcCATTGCTGCAAATATTTTAATCATATCTGTTGTGAAAGTTGAACAGAACCTACATTCTCCAATGTATCAGTTTCTTTCAGTATTATCTGTTGTAGATCTTGGTCTTTGCACAACAACATTACCcaaaatgttacaaatatttattactaATCAGAAATCCATTACTTTTGAAGGCTGTTTTGTTCAGatgttttgtgtacatttttttgcaACTGTTGAATCTTCGGTTCTTGTTATAATGGCCTATGATAGATATGTTGCTATTTACAATCCGTTACGTTACACAACAATACTGACAAATGCATTTTTGGtaaaatttttttcaatactAGTTTTAAGAGACTTTATTTTAACTGGTTTAGCACCAACCTTAGCGTCAAGATTGCCTTACTGTGCATCAAACCTCATTTCACACTGCTATTGTGACCATATAGCCGTTGCAAAGCTGGCTTGTACCAATATTTCGATGAACAGTTACTACGGACTTTTTGTAGCATTTTCAGTTTTGGGCTTGGATGCATTGTTTATTACTTCCACCTATGTAATGATCTTGAGAGCAGTGCTAAAGCTAGGATCAAAAGCTGCACGCTTAAAAGCTTTAAACACATGTGGTTCTCATTTGTTTGTTATTCTTTACTTTTACATAACTTCATTATTTAACTTTTTAGTTTATAGAGTTGGACAAAACATTCCTCCTCAGATTCATGTTACGTTTGCAGTATTATATCTTCTTGTACCCCCATTGTTGAATCCACTTGTCTATGCCATTCGAACCAAAGAAATCAGGCATGCTTTTGTTAAACATTTCTTGAAAAAACAGGTTAACTCATCAAATGAATAG